The following coding sequences are from one Plasmodium relictum strain SGS1 genome assembly, contig: PRELSG_00_v1_44, whole genome shotgun sequence window:
- a CDS encoding cytoadherence linked asexual protein, putative, translating into MIICFIEQTFIYFLFFILQQKIYCSYKDSNINKLINIIGDVELYDNLIKLEELMLQSLEMDELKLPILNP; encoded by the coding sequence ATgataatatgttttataGAACAAACTTTTATTTacttcttattttttatcctgcaacaaaaaatatattgctCTTACAAAGATAGTAACatcaataaattaataaatataattggTGATGTAGAATTAtatgataatttaataaaattagagGAATTAATGTTACAATCTTTAGAAATGGATGAATTAAAACTACCTATATTAAATCCAG